A region of Nitrospira sp. CR1.1 DNA encodes the following proteins:
- a CDS encoding bifunctional riboflavin kinase/FAD synthetase, whose product MAGRASSHDGVAAIDQTRWRRDHLDLFCQRSCRCASVTTRMKVSRGLTPSVARPYSVVTIGNFDGHHHGHRALLDLVVSTARREAGTALVLTFDPHPVKILAPQVNLMFLTSPEEKLARFEAAGIDEVVFLEFTPAFAGLSPAQFAKQVLCDGIGTRELFVGEHFAFGKGRVGRIADLLELGAQLGFRVHPTPPVTIDGEVVSSTRIRQMIQAGDLHKAIRFLGRPYRIEGTVITGAHRGTELGWPTANLRLPQGRVIPPDGVYAARVLWRGRALDSVAYIGTRPTFEAGERLLEVSILDERLDLYGETIRVELLGFVREDRVFASAEALTRQIELDVDRARAQLREASVETVSPLHSQS is encoded by the coding sequence ATGGCTGGACGAGCGTCGAGCCATGATGGAGTCGCTGCTATCGATCAAACGCGCTGGCGCCGAGATCATCTTGACCTATTTTGCCAAAGAAGCTGCCGCTGTGCTTCAGTCACGACACGCATGAAAGTTTCGCGCGGTCTCACTCCATCCGTCGCACGGCCCTATTCGGTGGTGACCATCGGTAATTTCGATGGTCATCATCACGGCCATCGAGCCCTGTTGGATCTCGTGGTGTCGACTGCTCGGCGCGAGGCCGGCACAGCCCTGGTGCTCACATTTGATCCGCATCCGGTCAAGATTCTCGCTCCTCAGGTCAATCTGATGTTTCTGACGTCGCCGGAAGAAAAACTGGCCCGCTTCGAGGCTGCCGGCATCGATGAAGTGGTGTTTCTCGAATTCACGCCCGCGTTTGCCGGGTTGAGTCCCGCGCAGTTTGCGAAACAGGTGCTGTGCGACGGAATCGGGACGCGGGAGCTGTTCGTCGGAGAGCATTTTGCCTTCGGGAAGGGGCGGGTCGGTCGTATTGCGGATCTGCTTGAGCTTGGGGCGCAGCTCGGGTTTCGAGTTCATCCGACGCCGCCCGTGACGATCGACGGCGAGGTGGTGAGCTCGACACGGATTCGCCAGATGATTCAAGCGGGTGATCTGCACAAAGCCATTCGTTTTCTGGGGAGGCCCTATCGCATCGAAGGAACGGTAATCACCGGCGCTCATCGCGGGACGGAGCTCGGATGGCCGACAGCCAATCTTCGACTGCCTCAGGGACGGGTCATTCCGCCGGATGGCGTGTACGCAGCGAGGGTGCTGTGGCGAGGGCGTGCCTTGGACTCGGTCGCCTACATCGGCACCAGGCCTACCTTTGAGGCCGGAGAACGATTACTTGAGGTCTCTATCTTGGACGAACGGCTGGATCTCTATGGCGAAACAATTCGTGTTGAGTTGCTGGGATTTGTTCGCGAGGACCGGGTGTTCGCCTCTGCCGAGGCATTGACCAGACAGATTGAGTTAGACGTGGATAGAGCCCGCGCGCAGTTGCGTGAGGCGTCCGTAGAGACGGTCTCACCCCTCCATTCCCAGTCATGA
- the hemC gene encoding hydroxymethylbilane synthase, with protein sequence MSRALILGTRGSKLAVHQSEWVRARLQELVPGLTVTLKRIQTSGDKILDVPLAKIGGKGLFVKEIEDALLSGEIDLAVHSMKDVPTALPDGLDILCVPPREDARDALITRDGRRLDELKTGARIGTSSLRRQAQLLHHRPDFVIEMLRGNLDTRLRKLREGQFDAIVLAAAGLRRLGWDAEITEYLPVELSLPAIAQGALGIEARRNDNVVREVLTRFEDRPTRITVTAERALLHRLEGGCQVPIAAHAQLDGESLTLDGLVASVDGRRMIRQRIQGLATDAHRLGTTLAERLLSAGGDVILKEIYGRA encoded by the coding sequence ATGAGTCGCGCGCTTATTCTCGGGACACGCGGCAGTAAATTGGCTGTGCACCAGAGTGAGTGGGTTCGAGCGCGCCTCCAGGAACTGGTCCCCGGTCTCACCGTCACCTTGAAGCGCATCCAAACTTCCGGCGACAAAATCCTCGATGTGCCGCTGGCGAAAATCGGCGGCAAGGGGCTGTTCGTCAAAGAAATCGAGGATGCCCTCCTGAGCGGGGAGATTGACCTGGCCGTCCACAGCATGAAGGATGTCCCGACGGCATTACCGGATGGCCTGGATATTCTCTGCGTGCCTCCTCGTGAAGATGCGCGCGATGCGCTGATCACGCGGGATGGCCGCCGATTGGATGAGTTGAAGACCGGAGCCCGCATCGGAACCAGCAGCCTGCGGCGGCAAGCCCAGTTGCTGCATCATCGTCCCGATTTTGTAATCGAGATGCTGCGCGGCAATTTGGACACTCGCTTGAGGAAATTACGCGAGGGACAATTTGATGCCATCGTGTTGGCTGCTGCAGGCTTGCGGCGCTTGGGGTGGGATGCAGAAATCACGGAATACTTGCCGGTGGAGCTCAGCCTGCCTGCCATCGCTCAGGGAGCGCTGGGCATCGAGGCGCGCCGCAACGACAACGTCGTGCGCGAGGTGCTCACCCGTTTCGAAGATCGCCCCACCCGTATCACCGTGACAGCCGAGCGCGCCTTGCTGCACCGGCTCGAAGGAGGGTGTCAGGTTCCCATCGCCGCCCATGCTCAATTGGATGGCGAGAGTCTGACGCTGGATGGCCTGGTAGCCAGCGTTGACGGCCGGCGAATGATCCGGCAGCGCATTCAAGGCCTGGCCACAGACGCGCACCGGCTTGGAACCACGCTTGCGGAACGGTTGTTGTCGGCTGGTGGCGATGTGATTCTCAAGGAGATCTACGGGCGAGCGTGA
- the hpt gene encoding hypoxanthine phosphoribosyltransferase: MERIFGRPIVTQEQMRTRIRELGRQIASDYAGKELVLVGVLKGAYAFYADLARAIRIPMRVEFIVVTSYGAGKKSSGKVKLISDLTEPIAGKDVLLVEDIVDSGLTVQYLMKTLSRRKPRSLKVCTLLSKPERRQVEVDLEYVGFKIPNKFVVGYGLDYRQEYRNLPYLAALDQGEEGEQESA; this comes from the coding sequence ATGGAACGCATTTTTGGTCGCCCCATTGTGACACAGGAACAGATGCGGACTCGAATCCGTGAACTCGGCCGGCAGATCGCGTCCGACTATGCTGGCAAAGAGTTGGTGCTGGTAGGGGTGCTCAAAGGAGCGTATGCCTTTTATGCCGATCTGGCGCGGGCCATCCGTATTCCGATGCGCGTGGAGTTTATCGTGGTCACCAGTTATGGCGCTGGCAAGAAAAGCTCCGGCAAGGTCAAGTTGATTTCCGATCTGACGGAACCGATCGCGGGGAAGGATGTCCTGCTCGTGGAGGACATTGTCGATTCGGGGCTCACGGTGCAGTATCTCATGAAGACCTTGTCGAGACGAAAACCTCGATCGTTGAAGGTCTGCACGTTGCTCAGCAAACCGGAGCGGCGACAAGTCGAGGTGGATCTCGAGTATGTCGGGTTTAAGATTCCCAATAAGTTTGTCGTCGGCTATGGACTTGATTACCGGCAGGAGTACCGCAATCTGCCGTACCTTGCGGCGCTCGACCAAGGGGAGGAAGGGGAGCAGGAGTCAGCATGA
- the hemB gene encoding porphobilinogen synthase, with amino-acid sequence MAFPVQRMRRMRETEPLRRMVRETSLTPNDFIYPVFVTEGQGRREPISSMPGQFRLSIDLLIQEALEVKAVGIPAVILFGIPDRKDERGSSGFDPDGIVQRAIRAVKKQVPELVVITDVCIDEYTSHGHCGIVRDGTIVNDETLDCLTAMAKTHAEAGADMVAPSDMMDGRVAAIRDELDRAGFADLPIMAYAAKFASCFYAPFRDAANSSPQFGDRQSYQMDPANKREALREIDLDVEEGADIIMVKPAMPYLDVISAARERTLLPIAAYQVSGEYSMIKAAAQAGWLDERRAMMESLLSIKRAGAEIILTYFAKEAAAVLQSRHA; translated from the coding sequence ATGGCCTTTCCGGTGCAGCGCATGCGTCGAATGCGGGAAACGGAGCCGCTTCGGCGAATGGTTCGGGAAACGAGCCTGACCCCGAACGACTTCATCTATCCGGTGTTTGTCACGGAAGGACAGGGACGGCGCGAACCGATCAGCTCGATGCCGGGACAATTTCGTCTCTCCATTGATCTTCTGATTCAGGAAGCCCTGGAGGTCAAGGCGGTGGGTATTCCTGCCGTGATCCTCTTCGGCATTCCGGATCGGAAAGACGAACGGGGCAGTTCGGGATTCGACCCTGATGGAATCGTGCAACGCGCCATTCGCGCCGTGAAGAAACAGGTTCCCGAGTTGGTCGTGATTACCGATGTCTGCATCGACGAGTACACGAGTCATGGACATTGCGGCATCGTGCGAGACGGAACCATCGTCAACGACGAGACGCTGGATTGTCTAACGGCCATGGCGAAGACCCATGCGGAGGCGGGCGCCGATATGGTCGCCCCGTCAGACATGATGGATGGACGGGTGGCCGCCATCCGTGACGAACTGGACCGGGCCGGTTTCGCCGACCTCCCGATCATGGCGTATGCCGCGAAATTCGCGTCCTGCTTTTATGCCCCGTTTCGCGATGCCGCCAATTCCAGCCCGCAGTTTGGCGACCGGCAGTCGTATCAAATGGATCCGGCCAACAAGCGCGAGGCGTTACGGGAAATTGACCTGGATGTCGAAGAGGGCGCGGATATCATCATGGTGAAGCCGGCCATGCCCTATCTGGATGTCATCAGCGCGGCGCGTGAGCGGACGCTTTTGCCCATCGCCGCGTATCAGGTGAGCGGCGAATACAGCATGATCAAAGCGGCTGCGCAGGCGGGATGGCTGGACGAGCGTCGAGCCATGATGGAGTCGCTGCTATCGATCAAACGCGCTGGCGCCGAGATCATCTTGACCTATTTTGCCAAAGAAGCTGCCGCTGTGCTTCAGTCACGACACGCATGA
- the hflB gene encoding ATP-dependent zinc metalloprotease FtsH, producing the protein MNSRVKNLLFWVVVGLFMILLFNLFSVPTHAPEDEVIFSDFMAKLDKGEIMKVTIKANHISAILKDQSRIRTYTAEYPELVKHLREKDVQIEARPPDESPWYITFLVTWGPFILFLGLWFFLMRQMQIGGNKALSFGKSRARMLTEERKKVTFSDVAGIEEAKEEVLEIIEFLKDPRKFQKLGGRIPKGVLIVGPPGTGKTLLAKAIAGEAGVPFFSISGSDFVEMFVGVGASRVRDLFEQGKKHAPCIIFIDEIDAVGRLRGAGLGGGHDEREQTLNQLLVEMDGFDTTEGVILIAATNRPDVLDPALLRPGRFDRQVVVNRPDLRGRSEILKVHTKKVPLATDVELEKIARGTPGFSGADLENLVNEAALWAARLNKKEVELIDFEMAKDKVLMGAERKSMVLTDEEKRTTAYHEAGHALMAKLLPGTDPVHKVTIIPRGRALGVTMQLPTDDRHNYSKDFLYNNLAILMGGRVAEELVLHDVTTGAGNDLERATDLARKMVCEWGMSEKLGPLTFGRKEEEIFLGREIGSKRDFSEQVALEIDHEVRRLVTENYERAKRILTDNMTSLKALAEALLEKEVLDALEIDQILIQGSSSQTVPA; encoded by the coding sequence ATGAATTCACGTGTAAAGAATTTATTATTCTGGGTCGTGGTCGGCCTGTTCATGATTTTGTTGTTCAATTTGTTTAGCGTGCCGACCCATGCGCCGGAAGATGAAGTCATATTCAGCGACTTCATGGCCAAGCTCGATAAGGGCGAGATCATGAAGGTCACGATCAAGGCCAATCACATCAGCGCCATTCTGAAAGACCAAAGCCGGATTCGGACGTATACGGCTGAATATCCGGAATTGGTGAAGCATTTGCGCGAGAAAGATGTGCAGATTGAAGCTCGGCCTCCTGACGAGAGTCCGTGGTACATCACCTTCTTAGTGACCTGGGGCCCCTTCATTCTGTTTCTCGGACTCTGGTTCTTCCTGATGCGCCAGATGCAAATCGGCGGCAACAAGGCTTTATCCTTTGGGAAAAGTCGCGCTCGCATGCTGACCGAAGAGCGCAAGAAAGTGACGTTCTCGGATGTTGCCGGCATCGAAGAAGCCAAAGAAGAAGTCCTTGAGATTATCGAGTTCCTGAAGGACCCGCGAAAATTCCAGAAACTGGGCGGGCGTATCCCGAAGGGCGTGCTCATCGTCGGCCCTCCCGGTACGGGGAAGACGCTTCTTGCCAAGGCCATTGCCGGTGAGGCGGGAGTGCCGTTTTTCAGCATCAGCGGTTCCGATTTCGTCGAAATGTTCGTCGGCGTGGGCGCTTCACGGGTGCGGGATCTGTTTGAGCAAGGCAAGAAGCACGCCCCCTGTATTATTTTCATCGATGAGATCGATGCGGTCGGTCGCTTGCGTGGCGCAGGCCTTGGCGGAGGTCATGACGAGCGTGAGCAAACCCTCAACCAATTATTGGTGGAGATGGACGGGTTCGACACGACGGAAGGCGTCATTCTCATTGCCGCCACGAACCGTCCTGACGTGCTGGATCCGGCCTTGCTACGCCCGGGTCGATTTGACCGTCAGGTCGTCGTGAACCGCCCGGATTTGCGTGGCCGGTCGGAAATCCTGAAGGTCCATACCAAGAAGGTTCCTTTGGCCACGGATGTGGAGCTGGAGAAAATTGCACGAGGCACGCCAGGCTTCTCGGGTGCCGACCTCGAAAACCTCGTCAACGAAGCGGCGCTGTGGGCGGCTCGGCTGAATAAGAAAGAGGTCGAGTTGATCGACTTCGAAATGGCGAAGGATAAAGTGTTGATGGGGGCGGAACGGAAGAGCATGGTGCTCACCGACGAAGAGAAACGCACCACCGCCTACCATGAAGCTGGCCATGCGCTGATGGCTAAACTCCTACCGGGAACGGATCCGGTGCATAAGGTGACGATTATTCCTCGCGGGCGGGCGCTCGGCGTGACGATGCAGCTTCCGACCGACGATCGCCACAATTATTCGAAGGATTTCCTGTACAACAACCTCGCCATTCTCATGGGCGGGCGCGTTGCGGAGGAGTTAGTGTTGCATGATGTGACGACCGGAGCGGGCAATGATCTGGAGCGCGCGACGGATCTCGCGAGGAAAATGGTGTGCGAATGGGGCATGAGTGAAAAGCTGGGTCCGCTGACCTTCGGCCGGAAGGAAGAGGAAATTTTCCTCGGCCGGGAGATCGGGTCAAAGCGCGATTTCAGCGAGCAGGTTGCTCTGGAAATCGACCATGAAGTCAGGCGTCTGGTGACGGAAAACTACGAACGCGCGAAGCGAATCCTCACCGACAATATGACCAGCCTGAAGGCGCTGGCCGAAGCCTTACTGGAAAAAGAAGTGTTAGACGCATTGGAGATTGATCAGATCCTCATTCAGGGATCCTCATCACAGACGGTTCCTGCCTAA
- a CDS encoding glutamyl-tRNA reductase has protein sequence MHVIVVGLSHKTAPVEIREKLAVPESRLREALSRLCTYPGVREGLLLSTCNRVEVYAVVEDLESGYGRVQEFLADTHLSLSSDHLTPHLYWHAGDRAIGHLFRVASSLDSMIVGESQILGQIKDAFEVALTHKASGLLLNKIVKKAISVAKRVRTETKIAETAVSVSYAAVELAKKIFSNLTEKTVLLIGAGEMAKLAARHLIANGVRQVRITTRNFQHGLELAQKFNGTAVPFEDYKTELAGADIVLVSTGASHYLVTAEDVQRAMRQRMSRPMFLIDISVPRNIDPAVRPIDDAFLFDIDDLHMRVEQNREDRLREAAKAEQMVVEEVSVLGQWLQSLEVTPTIVALRGRTEEIKRREVDKVLARLAHLSSEDRAAVESLASAIVNKMVHGTMVTLKAEATSSSGAAYVDAARRFFSLEDTPAAYPPAPTDVQDVPEESGAGNGATRFSEPSLVQHTTKEQGRRVS, from the coding sequence ATGCATGTCATTGTTGTTGGGCTGAGCCATAAGACCGCCCCTGTCGAGATTCGTGAGAAACTCGCCGTTCCTGAAAGTCGCCTCCGTGAAGCGCTCAGTCGTCTCTGTACGTATCCAGGTGTGCGCGAGGGGCTCTTGCTCTCCACGTGTAACCGCGTCGAAGTCTATGCCGTCGTCGAAGATTTGGAAAGCGGCTATGGGCGTGTGCAGGAATTTCTGGCTGATACCCATCTGTCTCTTTCCTCGGACCATCTGACCCCGCACCTCTATTGGCATGCCGGCGATCGTGCCATTGGCCATCTCTTCCGCGTGGCGTCAAGCCTCGATTCTATGATTGTCGGTGAATCGCAAATTCTCGGACAAATCAAGGATGCGTTCGAAGTGGCCTTGACGCACAAGGCCTCCGGGTTGTTGCTCAACAAGATCGTCAAGAAGGCCATTTCGGTCGCCAAACGCGTGCGTACCGAAACCAAAATTGCCGAGACCGCCGTGTCCGTGAGTTACGCGGCCGTCGAATTAGCCAAGAAGATCTTTTCGAACTTGACCGAGAAGACTGTCCTGTTGATCGGGGCAGGGGAGATGGCGAAGTTGGCTGCCCGTCATCTGATTGCCAACGGGGTACGCCAGGTGAGGATCACCACCAGGAATTTCCAACATGGGTTGGAGTTGGCTCAGAAGTTTAACGGCACCGCCGTGCCATTCGAGGACTACAAAACGGAACTGGCCGGAGCGGATATCGTCCTCGTGTCTACCGGAGCGTCACATTATCTGGTCACGGCCGAGGATGTGCAGCGGGCAATGCGGCAACGGATGAGTCGCCCGATGTTTTTGATCGATATCTCGGTGCCGCGCAACATTGATCCTGCCGTGAGGCCGATCGACGACGCGTTCCTCTTCGACATTGACGACCTGCACATGCGGGTCGAGCAGAACCGGGAAGACCGGTTGCGGGAAGCGGCGAAAGCCGAGCAGATGGTGGTGGAAGAAGTCAGCGTGCTCGGACAGTGGCTGCAGTCGTTGGAAGTGACGCCGACCATTGTCGCCTTGCGCGGCCGGACCGAAGAAATCAAGCGGCGCGAGGTCGATAAGGTTCTTGCGCGGTTGGCGCATCTGTCCTCGGAGGATCGGGCCGCTGTCGAATCGCTGGCGTCGGCCATTGTGAATAAAATGGTGCATGGCACGATGGTGACGTTGAAAGCCGAGGCCACGTCTTCCAGCGGGGCGGCCTATGTCGACGCGGCCCGCCGGTTTTTTAGCCTGGAGGATACGCCTGCGGCCTACCCGCCCGCGCCGACGGATGTTCAGGATGTACCGGAAGAGAGCGGAGCGGGGAACGGCGCCACTCGATTTTCGGAGCCGTCATTGGTACAGCATACAACGAAGGAGCAAGGCCGGCGGGTGAGTTGA
- the tilS gene encoding tRNA lysidine(34) synthetase TilS: protein MAGSLAAGHHPLHHQVVRALRARALLQPGQSILVAVSGGPDSVALLSVLHRLAPAWNFSLTVVHCNYGLRSAESDGDASFVAALCRRLNLPCLIRSLQISSRQAGLSSSLQARARELRYRLFRDLSAELGADRVALGHTADDQAETVLLRLLRGAGLRGLAGMPHSRGQLFVRPLLTVTRGQILSYLKTMGLSFRTDSSNATSVYLRNRVRHELLPVMESLAPATVRLLARQADIVREDDRLLDRLAARRLARATQSRDSTTINLDRAALLKQPVALQRRMLRQAVQALSSSAAGLRGDVVLSMVASLASRRSGGVWKVGSLVMTSEQRQVRITTDTSHPRTEADPQPASMISAPAVTWSTLPCTVPWPPTGALIRIHVVTRKRGLALLEKPSSTVAILDAGRLLLPLTVRSWRPGDYFFPVGMGGRRKKLQDYFTDAKLGRSMREHIPLLLSRENIAWIVGQRIDARFAATASTTRFILARVTHPVRRKGVL from the coding sequence ATGGCAGGTTCTCTCGCAGCAGGACATCATCCGCTTCATCACCAGGTCGTCCGTGCTCTCCGCGCGCGTGCGTTACTCCAACCGGGACAGTCTATCCTGGTGGCCGTTTCCGGGGGGCCGGATTCTGTGGCCTTGCTCTCCGTTCTCCATCGTCTCGCCCCGGCCTGGAATTTTTCACTCACGGTCGTCCATTGTAACTATGGATTACGGAGTGCGGAGTCTGACGGGGATGCCTCGTTTGTCGCCGCTCTCTGCCGCCGCCTCAACCTTCCTTGTCTCATCAGGTCTCTCCAGATTTCCTCTCGCCAGGCGGGTCTTTCGAGCTCATTGCAGGCGCGCGCCCGGGAGTTGCGCTACCGGCTGTTCCGTGACCTCAGCGCCGAACTCGGCGCGGATCGTGTCGCCCTTGGGCATACGGCGGATGATCAGGCTGAAACTGTGCTATTGCGATTGTTGCGCGGGGCCGGTTTGCGCGGCCTGGCCGGCATGCCGCATAGCCGCGGGCAGCTCTTCGTGCGCCCGCTCCTGACTGTCACTCGTGGCCAGATCCTGTCGTATCTGAAAACGATGGGGTTGTCCTTTCGGACCGATTCCAGCAACGCGACATCCGTCTATCTTCGTAATCGTGTCCGGCATGAACTGCTTCCCGTGATGGAGTCCCTGGCCCCTGCAACGGTCCGGCTGCTGGCACGACAGGCTGACATTGTGCGCGAAGACGACCGGCTATTGGACCGGTTGGCAGCGCGGCGTCTGGCGCGGGCGACGCAGAGTCGGGACTCGACAACGATCAACCTTGATCGGGCGGCCTTGCTGAAACAGCCGGTGGCCTTGCAGCGCCGTATGCTGAGACAGGCGGTGCAGGCCCTCTCGTCATCGGCCGCCGGACTGCGTGGCGATGTGGTGCTCTCGATGGTAGCCTCCCTGGCCAGCAGGCGCTCAGGCGGTGTGTGGAAGGTAGGCTCTCTAGTGATGACGTCCGAACAGCGACAAGTACGGATCACGACGGACACGTCTCACCCGCGGACAGAGGCTGACCCTCAGCCGGCATCTATGATATCTGCCCCTGCTGTCACGTGGTCCACTTTGCCGTGCACTGTACCATGGCCGCCGACAGGGGCCTTGATTCGCATCCATGTGGTCACGCGCAAACGGGGGCTGGCGCTGCTGGAAAAGCCTTCTTCGACCGTTGCGATTTTGGATGCTGGGCGACTGTTGTTGCCATTGACGGTCCGATCGTGGCGCCCGGGTGATTATTTTTTTCCTGTCGGGATGGGCGGTCGACGAAAGAAATTGCAAGATTACTTCACAGATGCAAAACTGGGTCGGTCTATGCGAGAACACATACCACTGCTGCTGTCTCGAGAGAACATCGCCTGGATCGTGGGGCAACGGATCGATGCCCGATTCGCGGCGACTGCTTCGACGACCCGATTTATTCTGGCTCGTGTCACGCATCCCGTGCGCCGGAAAGGAGTCTTGTAG
- a CDS encoding CBS domain-containing protein: MVPVKSFMVPKDKFITVERDVDVRTAGRVMRDRNIGSLFVTNGKDVIGIITDTDMVRRVVATGADMTKTTVEQIMSAPLVTIEEHKTLLDANDLMAQTHLRHLGVTKDGQLVGMISVRDLVVFLTNLPRK; encoded by the coding sequence ATGGTTCCAGTCAAGTCATTCATGGTTCCGAAAGATAAGTTCATCACCGTGGAGCGTGATGTGGATGTGCGCACTGCTGGCCGCGTCATGCGGGATCGCAACATCGGCAGTCTGTTTGTCACCAACGGCAAGGATGTCATCGGCATTATTACGGACACGGATATGGTTCGGAGGGTCGTGGCGACCGGGGCCGATATGACCAAGACGACGGTTGAACAGATCATGTCCGCGCCGCTCGTCACGATCGAGGAACATAAGACGCTGTTGGACGCCAATGACCTGATGGCCCAAACGCATCTTCGCCATCTCGGGGTGACGAAGGACGGGCAACTGGTCGGCATGATTTCAGTCCGCGATTTGGTGGTGTTTCTCACCAACTTGCCGAGGAAGTAA
- the cobA gene encoding uroporphyrinogen-III C-methyltransferase, with product MTTRKGTVYLVGAGPGDPKLLTLRGKECLEQADVVLYDYLANEALLQHVSPAAERLYVGRRGRGHYRDQSEINRLLIDHARAGKCVVRLKGGDPFVFGRGGEEAEAVAAAGLDYEVVPGVTAAVAAPAYAGIPVTHRTLASTVTFITGHEDPAKEHSSIEWTRLATVHGTLVFLMGMTNLPKIVQCLRAEGKAGTTPVAVIRWGTRVSQRTVVGTLEDIVEKAAAARMEPPTVIVVGEVVRLRAQLNWFEQRPLFGKRILVTRPKRQAAEFSDLIQAQGGEAVECPTIEIAPAEDRAPLDAALARLSSYKWLIFTSVNGVDPFMTRLLETQRDVRALAGLTICCIGPRTAEALAAYGLRADIIPEQFQAEGILESLAGRQLRGAKVLIPRALVARELLPEQLRAQGADVDVVPVYRTISPAVALDRLAGQLEAGEIDVISFTSSSTVRNFAGLFSSKDELLRLVGKTTVACIGPITAGTAREAGLTVHVMAAENTIPALAEAIVRHVEHQLDRRPASAANR from the coding sequence GTGACGACGCGCAAAGGAACCGTCTATTTGGTCGGCGCCGGTCCCGGTGATCCGAAGCTGCTGACATTGCGCGGCAAGGAGTGTCTGGAGCAGGCCGATGTCGTCCTGTACGATTACCTCGCGAACGAAGCGCTGTTGCAACACGTCTCCCCAGCGGCTGAACGACTGTACGTCGGCCGGCGGGGTCGCGGTCACTATCGTGATCAATCAGAGATCAATCGCCTCTTGATCGACCATGCCCGGGCCGGAAAATGTGTGGTGAGGCTGAAAGGCGGCGATCCGTTCGTGTTCGGGCGGGGTGGGGAAGAGGCGGAGGCCGTGGCAGCCGCTGGGTTGGACTACGAAGTGGTGCCGGGTGTGACCGCAGCCGTGGCGGCTCCCGCCTATGCGGGTATTCCCGTCACGCATCGGACGCTGGCATCGACCGTGACCTTCATCACTGGCCATGAAGATCCCGCGAAAGAGCACAGCAGTATCGAATGGACTCGCTTGGCGACCGTGCACGGTACGTTGGTCTTTCTCATGGGCATGACCAACTTGCCGAAGATTGTGCAATGCCTCCGGGCCGAGGGGAAAGCGGGCACGACGCCTGTGGCCGTCATTCGTTGGGGGACGCGTGTGTCGCAGCGGACGGTCGTGGGCACTTTAGAGGATATCGTGGAGAAGGCGGCGGCGGCCCGGATGGAACCACCGACCGTGATCGTGGTGGGAGAAGTCGTACGCTTGCGCGCGCAGTTGAACTGGTTCGAGCAACGTCCGTTGTTCGGTAAACGGATTCTTGTCACGAGACCGAAGCGCCAGGCCGCCGAATTTTCCGATTTGATCCAGGCTCAGGGCGGGGAGGCCGTGGAATGCCCGACCATCGAAATTGCGCCGGCTGAAGACCGGGCCCCTCTGGATGCCGCTCTTGCGCGGCTGTCTAGCTACAAATGGTTAATCTTCACCAGTGTGAACGGCGTAGATCCCTTCATGACTCGCTTGCTCGAGACGCAGCGCGATGTCCGCGCCTTGGCCGGTCTCACCATTTGCTGTATCGGACCACGCACCGCGGAGGCGCTGGCCGCGTATGGCTTGCGCGCAGATATCATTCCGGAACAATTTCAGGCCGAGGGCATTCTTGAGTCATTGGCCGGGCGGCAGCTCCGCGGAGCGAAAGTGCTGATTCCCCGTGCGTTGGTGGCTCGGGAACTGCTTCCGGAGCAGTTGCGCGCGCAGGGAGCGGACGTCGATGTGGTGCCGGTCTATCGCACCATTTCTCCTGCTGTGGCGCTGGATCGCCTTGCCGGGCAGCTCGAGGCCGGTGAGATTGATGTGATTTCGTTTACCAGTTCATCGACGGTGCGAAACTTTGCGGGGTTGTTTTCCTCGAAGGATGAATTGTTGCGACTGGTCGGGAAGACGACGGTCGCCTGCATCGGCCCCATCACGGCGGGGACCGCCCGGGAAGCCGGTCTGACGGTTCACGTCATGGCGGCGGAGAATACCATTCCTGCGCTGGCGGAAGCCATTGTCCGGCATGTTGAGCATCAGCTCGACCGCCGGCCCGCGTCGGCGGCGAATCGATGA